From one Lycium ferocissimum isolate CSIRO_LF1 chromosome 7, AGI_CSIRO_Lferr_CH_V1, whole genome shotgun sequence genomic stretch:
- the LOC132063517 gene encoding benzoate carboxyl methyltransferase-like isoform X1: MEGEKAVLHMNLGDGENSYAKNSTCQKIWMMKTRHVLEYSLKKSWNHYQLPKCFRMADLGCSSGPNALLSISYAIDVIDQICQQYNLKMPEFQVFLNDLLSNDFNQLFKLLPHFHEKLKEEKGTDYCCFISGVPGSYYHRLFPSNSLHFVSCINGVHWLSKVPEGLENNRGNIHLAKSSPRDVFEAYLKQFQEDFFNFLRFRGQEIKPGGVMILAYLGRSTPNPFIKDAIEILAMLAEILLQMATEVSKSSNS, encoded by the exons ATGGAAGGAGAGAAAGCAGTGCTCCACATGAATCTAGGAGATGGAGAAAATAGCTATGCTAAAAACTCAACATGTCAG AAAATATGGATGATGAAAACAAGGCATGTTTTAGAATACAGTCTGAAAAAAAGTTGGAATCATTATCAACTTCCAAAGTGCTTTAGAATGGCAGACTTGGGATGTTCATCAGGACCAAATGCTTTATTGAGCATCTCTTATGCAATTGATGTCATTGATCAAATTTGTCAACAATATAATCTCAAAATGCCTGAGTTTCAAGTGTTTCTGAATGACCTTCTTAGTAATGATTTTAATCAACTCTTCAAATTGCTACCACATTTCCACGAGAAGCTTAAGGAGGAGAAGGGTACTGATTATTGTTGCTTCATTTCTGGGGTTCCTGGTTCTTACTACCACAGGTTATTTCCAAGTAATAGCCTACACTTTGTCTCTTGCATCAATGGGGTACATTGGCTCTCTAAG GTTCCAGAAGGGCTCGAGAACAACAGAGGTAACATACATCTTGCGAAGTCGAGTCCTCGTGATGTTTTTGAAGCATATTTGAAGCAATTCCAAGAGGACTTTTTCAATTTTCTAAGGTTTAGAGGCCAAGAAATTAAACCTGGTGGGGTTATGATATTAGCATATCTTGGCAGAAGTACACCAAATCCCTTTATCAAAGACGCCATTGAAATCTTAGCAATGCTGGCTGAAATACTGTTGCAAATGGCAACTGAGGTAAGTAAAAGTTCTaactcataa
- the LOC132063514 gene encoding uncharacterized protein LOC132063514 isoform X1 has product MSQQNNSSNNNIPVSEVYWSLVAKADKKFSKIRDLPYYQRNRYDTYFYKVFKVYTQLWKFQQENRQKLVEAGLKRWEIGDIASRIGQLYFGQYMRTSEASYLSESYIFYEAVLTREYFKDGMFQDVNLSSKQLRFLARFLTVCLVLNRRDMVYQLVNQLKMLLDECKRVFQETDFKEWKLVVQEIVKFLKADPAFMNIRPLRYSVVLDLHPDCLPQVVEAKRKLRLRDALLCSYHPNEVKYSELTLDTFRILQCLEWEPSGSFYQTGGIPPSGAGTGIGQNGAPGPSRVNYSQDISDPTLPPNPRKSILYRPSVTNFLAVLATNCEELPHDGVLLLYLSAAGSSQNSLSSPSHGAGRSLMSRAVDLEATSTSSLNLEFEIANPTSAKGNCLSDQSSCLYIGSRSSGGLNGIYPCDLLPFTRRPLFLVIDSDSSKAFTPLSGSEKGEPVAMLLSPAVSLPISTVDSSRQPSGSSFTSFLTIPLQAFVLMLGFTGSDIDMDMYGKADKLLSSSLNEWGLLLAASDNLSPVWAQTLGDPFLRRLLLRFIFCRAVLALYATIFNKTEFLPECIPSLPDAVLPTSDTCQRTVLQLADTFGATNKFNFSKDMMLSDN; this is encoded by the exons ATGTCTCAGCAAAACAACAGtagcaataacaacataccaGTGAGCGAAGTTTATTGGAGCCTTGTTGCCAAAGCTGACAAGAAGTTCTCTAAAATTCGAGATTTGCCCTACTATCAACGCAACAG GTATGATACATACTTCTACAAGGTTTTCAAGGTTTACACAcaattatggaagtttcaacAAGAGAATCGACAGAAGTTGGTGGAAGCTGGTCTCAAGAGATGGGAGATTGGGGATATTGCATCCAGGATTGGTCAGCTTTATTTTGGCCAGTACATGAGGACAAGTGAGGCCAGCTATTTGTCTGAGTCTTATATCTTTTATGAGGCAGTGTTGACTAGGGAGTATTTTAAAGATGGGATGTTTCAGGATGTTAATCTTTCCAGCAAGCAACTTCGGTTTCTTGCTCGGTTTCTGACAGTTTGTTTGGTTCTGAATCGGCGTGATATGGTTTATCAATTGGTAAATCAGCTGAAAATGTTGCTTGATGAATGCAAGAGGGTGTTCCAG GAAACTGATTTTAAAGAATGGAAGCTGGTGGTTCAGGAAATAGTTAAGTTTCTAAAAGCTGACCCAGCTTTTATGAATATCAGGCCATTGAGATATAGTGTTGTACTGGACCTTCATCCAGATTGCCTGCCACAGGTTGTTGAAGCAAAGAGAAAGCTAAGATTACGAGATGCACTACTGTGCAGCTACCATCCCAATGAG GTTAAGTATTCAGAACTGACTCTTGATACTTTCCGGATACTACAATGTCTGGAGTGGGAACCTAGTGGGTCATTTTATCAGACAGGCGGAATTCCTCCAAGTGGGGCTGGAACTGGTATTGGCCAGAATGGAGCTCCGGGCCCCAGTCgtgttaattattcacaagatatatcTGATCCTACTCTACCTCCTAACCCTCGCAAGTCCATCCTATATCGTCCGTCTGTTACAAATTTTTTAGCG GTTTTGGCCACAAACTGCGAGGAGCTACCTCATGATGGAGTTCTTTTACTATATTTATCTGCTGCAG GAAGCTCTCAGAACTCTCTTTCTTCTCCATCCCACGGTGCAGGGAGGAGCTTAATGTCTCGCGCTGTCGACTTAGAAGCCACCTCTACATCTTCACTGAACCTTGAATTTGAAATTGCAAATCCCACTTCTGCCAAGGGGAATTGCTTAAGTGACCAGAGTAGTTGCTTATACATTGGTTCTCGTTCCAGTGGAG GTCTGAATGGGATTTATCCATGTGACTTGTTGCCATTCACTAGAAGACCACTTTTTCTGGTCATTGACAGTGATAGCAGTAAAGCATTTACG CCCTTAAGTGGATCAGAGAAGGGAGAACCAGTTGCCATGCTACTCTCGCCTGCTGTTTCACTGCCTATATCTACTGTGGATTCTTCTCGACAGCCAAGTGGAAGCTCATTCACGAGTTTCCTTACAATTCCTTTACAGGCTTTCGTTTTGATGCTTGGTTTCACGGGTTCTGACATTGACATG GATATGTATGGTAAGGCTGACAAACTGCTATCCTCATCATTAAATGAGTGGGGTTTGTTATTAGCAGCATCAGATAATCTTAGTCCTGTTTGGGCTCAAACTCTTGGAGATCCATTTTTACGGCGGCTCCTTTTAAG ATTCATATTCTGCCGGGCAGTGCTGGCACTGTATGCTACAATCTTCAACAAGACAGAATTTCTCCCTGAATGCATCCCTTCCCTTCCAGATGCTGTCCTGCCAACTAGTGACACCTGTCAAAGGACCGTGTTGCAACTTGCTGACACCTTTGGCGCAACCAACAAGTTCAATTTTTCAAAAGACATGATGCTTTCCGATAACTGA
- the LOC132062556 gene encoding RING-H2 finger protein ATL51, with product MGSVGNTNPWAPYDSYKDCSQGICSVYCPQWCYFLLPPPPPDDDDSSDDSATAFSPLIIAIIGILASAFLLVSYYTIINKYCRRRRSRNAATEMEANRNETPQDQWQLATAGLDESTIKAITVCKFKKGEGLVEDTECAVCLSEFQEDENLRLLPKCSHAFHLPCIDTWLKSHSNCPLCRANVVSHPSSTPSLPPPIPSPMSINALQFQRQNDLILVVDHDHEQVHRDEVVVSLVCENSEFNGNNRIGNEQEGANEFRRSISLGEFSRQQLVVADMQSVSMNRSVSTGRFMFSGQNKGKDSIILS from the coding sequence ATGGGATCTGTTGGAAATACAAATCCATGGGCACCTTATGATAGTTATAAAGATTGTTCACAAGGGATTTGTAGTGTGTATTGTCCACAATGGTGTTACTTTCTTTTACCTCCTCCTCCtcctgatgatgatgattcatCAGATGATTCTGCCACAGCTTTCTCCCCTCTTATCATAGCGATCATCGGTATATTAGCGAGTGCTTTCCTTCTTGTTAGCTACTATACCATCATCAATAAATATTGCAGGAGGAGGAGAAGCAGAAATGCAGCCACAGAGATGGAAGCCAATCGAAACGAGACGCCTCAAGATCAGTGGCAACTTGCTACTGCTGGATTGGATGAGTCTACTATCAAGGCTATAACAGTGTGCAAGTTCAAGAAAGGTGAAGGATTGGTTGAGGACACTGAATGTGCTGTTTGTTTGAGTGAGTTTCAAGAAGATGAGAACCTTAGGCTTTTGCCTAAATGCAGCCATGCTTTTCACCTACCTTGTATTGATACTTGGTTGAAATCTCATTCTAATTGCCCTCTTTGTAGGGCTAATGTAGTATCTCATCCTAGTAGTACTCCATCATTGCCTCCTCCTATTCCTTCACCAATGAGCATAAATGCTCTTCAATTTCAAAGACAAAATGACTTGATCTTGGTGGTGGATCATGATCACGAACAAGTCCATCGCGATGAAGTTGTTGTTAGCCTTGTTTGTGAGAATTCTGAATTCAATGGCAATAACAGAATTGGAAATGAGCAAGAGGGGGCTAATGAATTCAGAAGATCAATATCTTTAGGTGAATTTTCAAGGCAACAACTTGTAGTAGCTGATATGCAATCAGTTTCCATGAATAGATCTGTTTCCACAGGAAGATTCATGTTCTCAGGACAGAATAAAGGCAAGGATTCTATTATTCTttcttga
- the LOC132063517 gene encoding benzoate carboxyl methyltransferase-like isoform X2, protein MEGEKAVLHMNLGDGENSYAKNSTCQKIWMMKTRHVLEYSLKKSWNHYQLPKCFRMADLGCSSGPNALLSISYAIDVIDQICQQYNLKMPEFQVFLNDLLSNDFNQLFKLLPHFHEKLKEEKGTDYCCFISGVPGSYYHRLFPSNSLHFVSCINGVHWLSKVPEGLENNRGNIHLAKSSPRDVFEAYLKQFQEDFFNFLRFRGQEIKPGGVMILAYLGRSTPNPFIKDAIEILAMLAEILLQMATEGLV, encoded by the exons ATGGAAGGAGAGAAAGCAGTGCTCCACATGAATCTAGGAGATGGAGAAAATAGCTATGCTAAAAACTCAACATGTCAG AAAATATGGATGATGAAAACAAGGCATGTTTTAGAATACAGTCTGAAAAAAAGTTGGAATCATTATCAACTTCCAAAGTGCTTTAGAATGGCAGACTTGGGATGTTCATCAGGACCAAATGCTTTATTGAGCATCTCTTATGCAATTGATGTCATTGATCAAATTTGTCAACAATATAATCTCAAAATGCCTGAGTTTCAAGTGTTTCTGAATGACCTTCTTAGTAATGATTTTAATCAACTCTTCAAATTGCTACCACATTTCCACGAGAAGCTTAAGGAGGAGAAGGGTACTGATTATTGTTGCTTCATTTCTGGGGTTCCTGGTTCTTACTACCACAGGTTATTTCCAAGTAATAGCCTACACTTTGTCTCTTGCATCAATGGGGTACATTGGCTCTCTAAG GTTCCAGAAGGGCTCGAGAACAACAGAGGTAACATACATCTTGCGAAGTCGAGTCCTCGTGATGTTTTTGAAGCATATTTGAAGCAATTCCAAGAGGACTTTTTCAATTTTCTAAGGTTTAGAGGCCAAGAAATTAAACCTGGTGGGGTTATGATATTAGCATATCTTGGCAGAAGTACACCAAATCCCTTTATCAAAGACGCCATTGAAATCTTAGCAATGCTGGCTGAAATACTGTTGCAAATGGCAACTGAG GGGCTTGTGTAG
- the LOC132063514 gene encoding uncharacterized protein LOC132063514 isoform X2, with translation MRTSEASYLSESYIFYEAVLTREYFKDGMFQDVNLSSKQLRFLARFLTVCLVLNRRDMVYQLVNQLKMLLDECKRVFQETDFKEWKLVVQEIVKFLKADPAFMNIRPLRYSVVLDLHPDCLPQVVEAKRKLRLRDALLCSYHPNEVKYSELTLDTFRILQCLEWEPSGSFYQTGGIPPSGAGTGIGQNGAPGPSRVNYSQDISDPTLPPNPRKSILYRPSVTNFLAVLATNCEELPHDGVLLLYLSAAGSSQNSLSSPSHGAGRSLMSRAVDLEATSTSSLNLEFEIANPTSAKGNCLSDQSSCLYIGSRSSGGLNGIYPCDLLPFTRRPLFLVIDSDSSKAFTPLSGSEKGEPVAMLLSPAVSLPISTVDSSRQPSGSSFTSFLTIPLQAFVLMLGFTGSDIDMDMYGKADKLLSSSLNEWGLLLAASDNLSPVWAQTLGDPFLRRLLLRFIFCRAVLALYATIFNKTEFLPECIPSLPDAVLPTSDTCQRTVLQLADTFGATNKFNFSKDMMLSDN, from the exons ATGAGGACAAGTGAGGCCAGCTATTTGTCTGAGTCTTATATCTTTTATGAGGCAGTGTTGACTAGGGAGTATTTTAAAGATGGGATGTTTCAGGATGTTAATCTTTCCAGCAAGCAACTTCGGTTTCTTGCTCGGTTTCTGACAGTTTGTTTGGTTCTGAATCGGCGTGATATGGTTTATCAATTGGTAAATCAGCTGAAAATGTTGCTTGATGAATGCAAGAGGGTGTTCCAG GAAACTGATTTTAAAGAATGGAAGCTGGTGGTTCAGGAAATAGTTAAGTTTCTAAAAGCTGACCCAGCTTTTATGAATATCAGGCCATTGAGATATAGTGTTGTACTGGACCTTCATCCAGATTGCCTGCCACAGGTTGTTGAAGCAAAGAGAAAGCTAAGATTACGAGATGCACTACTGTGCAGCTACCATCCCAATGAG GTTAAGTATTCAGAACTGACTCTTGATACTTTCCGGATACTACAATGTCTGGAGTGGGAACCTAGTGGGTCATTTTATCAGACAGGCGGAATTCCTCCAAGTGGGGCTGGAACTGGTATTGGCCAGAATGGAGCTCCGGGCCCCAGTCgtgttaattattcacaagatatatcTGATCCTACTCTACCTCCTAACCCTCGCAAGTCCATCCTATATCGTCCGTCTGTTACAAATTTTTTAGCG GTTTTGGCCACAAACTGCGAGGAGCTACCTCATGATGGAGTTCTTTTACTATATTTATCTGCTGCAG GAAGCTCTCAGAACTCTCTTTCTTCTCCATCCCACGGTGCAGGGAGGAGCTTAATGTCTCGCGCTGTCGACTTAGAAGCCACCTCTACATCTTCACTGAACCTTGAATTTGAAATTGCAAATCCCACTTCTGCCAAGGGGAATTGCTTAAGTGACCAGAGTAGTTGCTTATACATTGGTTCTCGTTCCAGTGGAG GTCTGAATGGGATTTATCCATGTGACTTGTTGCCATTCACTAGAAGACCACTTTTTCTGGTCATTGACAGTGATAGCAGTAAAGCATTTACG CCCTTAAGTGGATCAGAGAAGGGAGAACCAGTTGCCATGCTACTCTCGCCTGCTGTTTCACTGCCTATATCTACTGTGGATTCTTCTCGACAGCCAAGTGGAAGCTCATTCACGAGTTTCCTTACAATTCCTTTACAGGCTTTCGTTTTGATGCTTGGTTTCACGGGTTCTGACATTGACATG GATATGTATGGTAAGGCTGACAAACTGCTATCCTCATCATTAAATGAGTGGGGTTTGTTATTAGCAGCATCAGATAATCTTAGTCCTGTTTGGGCTCAAACTCTTGGAGATCCATTTTTACGGCGGCTCCTTTTAAG ATTCATATTCTGCCGGGCAGTGCTGGCACTGTATGCTACAATCTTCAACAAGACAGAATTTCTCCCTGAATGCATCCCTTCCCTTCCAGATGCTGTCCTGCCAACTAGTGACACCTGTCAAAGGACCGTGTTGCAACTTGCTGACACCTTTGGCGCAACCAACAAGTTCAATTTTTCAAAAGACATGATGCTTTCCGATAACTGA